Below is a genomic region from Actinomadura sp. NAK00032.
GGCGCGAAGAGCATGGGCTGAGCCCACCCGCCCGGCGGGGGCGGTCAGCGGTGGGCGGGCTCCTCGTCGCGCGGCTCCTTGTCGCGGCGCTTGCGCAGGGAGCCCGCCTTGGCCTTCTCCTCCGGGTGGGCGTGGACGCGGACGAGGCTGGCGGCCGTCGTGAAGAGCAGGATCGCCAGGATCACGCCCAGCGACAGCGTGGTCGGCACCTTGGGGATGGACTCGCTGACGTCCTCGTGCAGGAACTGCAGGATCAGCTTCGCGCCGATGAACGCCAGGATCACCGACAGGCCGATCGACAGGTACACCAGCCGTTCCAGCAGGCCCTCGATGAGGAAGTAGAGGGCGCGCAGGCCGAGCAGCGCGAACGCGTTGGCGGAGAAGACGAGGAACGGGTCCTTGGTGACGCCGAACACCGCGGGGATGGAGTCCAGCGCGAACAGGACGTCGGTGCTGCCGATCGCGACGAAGACGATCAGCAGCGGCGTCATCACGCGCTGTCCGTCCTCGTGGGCGAGCATCCGCCCGCCGTGGAAGCTCTCGCTCACCGGCAGGATCTTGCGGGCGCGGCGGACGAGGAAGGTGTCCTCCACGTCCGGCTCCTCGTCGCGGTGCCGGACGAGCTGCACCGCCGTCCAGATCAGGATCAGCCCGAAGATCAGGAAGGTGAAGGAGAACAGGCTGATCGCGGCGGCGCCGATCGCGATCAGCACGGCCCGCAGCAGCAGCGCGGCGCCGATCCCGAACAGCAGCGTCTTCTGCTGGTACTCGGGCGGCACCGCGAATCGGCCCATGATGATCACGAAGACGAAGAGGTTGTCGACCGACAGGCTCTTCTCGACCAGCCACCCGGAGAAGTACTCGGTGCCGCCGGTCGACCCGCCGAGCGCCCACACGGCGAGGCCGAACAGGATCGCGACGCCGATGTAGAACACCGACCAGAACGTGGCCTCCTTGATGTGCACCGCGTGCGGCCGCCGGACGGCGACGAAGAAGTCGAGGACGAACAGCGCGGCGATCAGTCCGATCGTCGCGCCCCAGGCCCATAGCGGTACGTCGAGCATCCGGCCGGCTCCTCCTGAACGGGTGTCCGGTGACCTATATCCGTTCTGCGCCGCTTCTACCGCGCGTCCGCCGTGCCCGGAGCGGCGTCCCCGGCCGACGAACGACTCAGGCGCGTCTGAGTAGTTGCGCCGATGCGGCCGGACGCGGCCCGAAGCGAAGCTTGCCGGCATGGACACCTCCCGCTGGCGCCCGCCCGCCCTCGCCGCCAAGGCGGCCCTGGCCGCCCTGCTCGCGCTCGCCGTCGCCTTCCCCGAATGGGACCGGTTCGCGGACAAGGCGATGGGCGTGCGCGTGGCCGCCTACCCCGCCGCCGTCATGCTCGTCACCCTCGTCTGGGCGCTGCGCGGCCGGGGCGGGCGCTTCCCGTGGGACCTCGACCTGCTCGTGACGCTCCCGTTCCTCGTGGACGTCGCCGGGAACGCCGCCGACCTCTACGACACCGTCGGCTGGTTCGACGACGCCTGCCACTTCGGGAACTGGGCGCTGCTGAGCGCCGCGGCGGGCGTCGCGCTGCGCCGCTGGGGCGGCCTCCAGCCGTGGGCGATGGCGCTGACCTGCTCGGGGGCCGGCGCCATCGCCGCGATCCTCTGGGAGTTCTTCGAGTACGGCGTCTTCATCCTCGACACGCCCGAGACCGTCACGATCTACCGCGACACGATCGGCGACCTCATGCTCGGCCTCACCGGCGCCACCCTCGCGGGCCTCGCGCTCGCCCTGCGCGCCCGTGCGGGCGGATCAGTAGACGAGGGCCTGCACGTCGTCGAGGGTGATCTCCTCGACGAACGTGGGGGCGCCCGCGATGCGGATGCCGGGCAGGACGTCGTCCGGGCCGATGTCGCGGCGGGCCGCGCACTGGGTGCACAGGGTGACGCGCCCGGTGGTGAGGACGACGGTGAGCAGGTCGTCCAGGCCGGTGGCGTGCGGCAGTGAGAACTCGGCGGCCCGCCCCGGCAGCGCGAACCACGCCGACTCCCCGGTGAGCCACAGCGAGACCGGGACCCCGCTCGCCGCGGCGGCCGCCGCCACCGTGAACGCCTGGTTGCAGCGCTCGGGGGCGTCCGCGCCCGCCGTCACTTTGATCACGAGTGGTCTCGCCATATCGGCACTCTAGTTCCGGACGGTGCCCGTAGCATCGGGCGGTGTGGGTGGCATGGTGAACGCGGGGATCCTCGTCCTCGCCCTCGGTCTCATGGCGGTCGCCGCCGTCCTCCTCGTGATCCGGCTCGGCCGGCTGAAGTAGGAGGGGCGGCGCCGGCCGGTCGAGTGCGGGCCGGTCAGTCCATGACGTGGAAGACGCCGACGACGGCGGCGCAGGCGGCGAAGATCGCCGCACCGCCCCCGTAGCCGATGCCCATGAACAGCACGGCGCGGCGCCGGTACTCCTCGCGGGTCCGGGTGCTGACGGCGTACTGGCCGGTCTCCTTGTCCTTGCCGATCGTCCCGGTGCCGGTCGACGTGCCGAGGACGTAGAGGGGCTGGTGCGCGGGCAGGATCCACTCCTCGTAGTGGTACTCGGCGACCTCCCCGTCCAGGCCGGGGAGCTGCCCGCTGTCGGGGCGGCGCTCGTCCATCGACCGGACGGCCCCGTCGACGGCGGCGGTCGCGGGGTCGATGGCGAGGCGGCCCGTCTTGTCCTCCAGGTGGAAGGGCGTCTCGGACTTCTTGTCGATGAAGACCGTCTTGCCCGTCCCGGTCTTGGCGGTCGCCTTGGCCATGTACCAGGCGCACGGCCGGCCGGAGAAGGGCGCGGCCTGGACGGCGACGGCCGTCCCGCTGACCTGGCACGGGACGCCGGCCGGCAGTGCGGCGGCCTCCGCGCAGCTCGCCACCGCGGCCCGCCGGAGGTTGCGGTAGCGGATCCGCCAGACCCAGCCGGCGGCCAGCAGGGCGGCGGCGATGAGCAGCGGGACGAGCAGCGCACCGGTGATGTTCGACACGCTCACATGATGGGAGCGGGACGCGGGCGCGCCCAGGGACGCCGGTCCCCTCCGGAGCGGGACGCGGAGGGCGGCGCGCGCCGCTACGCTCGGTGTCCATGGACGTTCCTGAGCTGCACCCGGACCTTGAGCCCCTGAAGTTCCTTCTCGGCACCTGGGAGGGCGCCGGCGTCGGCGGCTATCCGACGATCGAGTCGTTCAACTTCGGCCAGGAGCTGTCCTTCACCCACATCGGGAAGCCTTTTCTGGTCTACGCGAGCCGCACCTGGATGATCGAGGCGGACGGCACGCTCGGGCGTCCGCTGGCGGTGGAGACGGGGTACTGGCGGCCGCGCCCGGACCACCAGGTCGAGGTCACGCTGGCCCATCCGACCGGGATCGTCGAGATCTACGTCGGCGACGTGGCGTTCAACCGGGTGGAGCTGCACACCGACGTCGTGGCGCGCACGGAGTCGGCCAAGGAGGTCACCGGCGGGCACCGGCTGTACGGGCTGATCGGGGAGGACCTCGGCTGGGCGTACGACATGGCGGCCATGGGGCAGCAGCTCCAGTCGCACCTGTCGGCGCAGCTCAAGAAGGTGTCCTGAGGGCCGGCAGGCCCGGAAAATGAACGATCCCCGGACCTTCCCGCCGGGTGGCGGGGCGATGGACAGGACGGGTCCATCGGTCCGGGGACCGGGTAACTGCCTGGTATTCGCCGGTCACCGTCGCGACCGGCTCCGCCGCCCAGGGGGCGGCGGTCCGAGGCGGAACGGCGACTAGCGGACAGCCACCTCGCGAGTCCTACAATCAACCATTGCTTGGACCACCTCCTTTCGCGCGTACCCCGCACGTTATGTGAGGGCGCACGGTGAGGCAAACAAGTTTTCCGAGGGCTGAATCCGGCCCGGGGGCGGGCCCGCCGGGCGGGTTCTAGACTCGGTGCATGGTCGAGTCGTGGCAAGAGGAGCTGCGGGCCAAGGGGTACCGGGTCACCCCTCAGCGCCAGCTGGTCCTCGAAGCGGTCACCAACCTGGAGCACGGGACCCCCGAGGAGATCTGCACCGAGGTGCAGCGCACCGCGCGCGGCGTGAACATCTCCACCGTGTACCGGACGCTCGAACTCCTGGAGGAGCTCGGGCTCGTCAAGCACGCCCATCTCGGGCACGGGCCGCCGAACTACCACCTCGCCGCCGAGGCCGAGCACATCCACCTGGTGTGCCGGGGCTGCCACACGGTGGAGGACGTCGACCCGCGCGCCGCCGCCGGGCTGGCGGACGTCCTGCGGCGCGACTTCGGGTTCGAGACCGACGTGCACCACCTCACCGTCTACGGGCGGTGCAAGGAGTGCCGCGCCACATAGTCTGGACGCATGGAGAGCCCGCTGCTGAAGACGCCCGGAGCCGTCGCCGCCGACGCGCCCGACCAGGAGATCGCCGCGCACTACGGCGACCCGTCGAAGGAGCAGCGCGCGCTGGAACGCGGGGCCGCGTTCGTCGACCGGAGCAACCGGGGCGTCCTGAAGGTCACCGGCCCGGACCGGCTGAGCTGGCTGCACAGCCTCCTCAGCCAGCACCTCGACGGGCTGGCGCCGTTCGCGCCGACCGAGGCGCTGCTGCTCGACCCCAAGGGCCACATCGAGCACCACCTGTTCGTCGTCGACGACGGCGAGGCGACCTGGGCGCACGTCGAGCCCGGCGCCGCCGCGCCCCTCGCGGAGTTCCTCGACCGGATGCGCTTCATGCTCCGCGTCGAGGTCGCGGACGTGACCGGCGAGTACATGGTCGTCACCGGCCCGCCGCGGGACGGTGGCCTGTCCTGGCCGGACGTCGCGGGAACGGAGACGCGGATCGTCCCGCGCGGCGAGTTCCCGGAGGGGCTCGAACCGGCCGGCCTGTGGGCGTACGAGGCGCTGCGCATCGCCGAGCACCGGCCGCGGTTCGGGCTCGACACCGACGAGCGGACGATCCCGCACGAGGCCGGCTACGTCGAGACGGCCGTCCATCTGAGCAAGGGCTGCTACCGGGGGCAGGAGACGGTGGCGCGCGTCCACAACCTCGGCCGGCCGCCGCGCCGCCTGGTGTTCCTGCACCTGGACGGCAGCGTCGACCGGCTGCCCGCGCACGGCGACCCGGTGGAGATCCCGGGCGGGCGGGCGATCGGGTTCGTCGGGTCGGCCGCCCGGCACCACGAGCTGGGCCCGGTCGCGCTGGCGACGGTGAAGCGGAACGTCCCGGTGGACGCCGAGCTGCTGGCCGGCGGAGTCGCGGCCGCGCAGGAGGTCATCGTGTCGCCGGACACCGGCGCGAACGCGCAGATCGCGCTGCGCCGCCGCCCAGCGAAACACGGGTAGCAGCGCGCCCCCCGGGCGAATATCGTCGGACATAGACGATTTCTCACCGGCCGCCGTCCGGGGAAGGTGGATTCCTACCGATGGTCGCGAACCCTGGGAAGCGAGAGCCTCAGGCGGCCAGGCGGGGGACCCGGCGGCGGCCCCGCCGCGAGTCCGCGCTGCTGTGGTGGGCCCTGTTCGCGGCGGCCGCCGGTGCCGCGTGGTGGCTGCACTCCTGGCGGGTCGCGCTGCTCGCGCTTTTGGGCTGGTGCCTGTACCAGTTCATGCTCGTCCCCACCATGTGCCGGGTCCTGAGCCGGCAGGGCGCGGCCTGCACCGAACGCACCCGGGGGCGGCTGTTCGCCTGCGGGCCCGACCACCAGCGGATCCGCAACGACGCGCTGTGGCGGCTCGCGGGCCTGCGCAACCCGTTCCAGAAGGGGCCGCACCAGGACGAGGCCGGGCCGGGCGTCGTCGTCGTGTCCTCGGACGTCCGCGGACGGCTCACCCCGCCCGACCGCTTCCTGATCCTCCTCGCGGCCGCCGGAACGGTCGTCGTCCTGGTCGGCATGGTCTACGGATTCCGCTAGGCGTGTGCGGATTCCGCTAGGCGTGTGCCGGGTCGGCCTGGCGTGTGCGGGGTCGGCTAGACGTCCAGGACGAGCGTGATCGGGCCGTCGTTGACCAGCGCGACCTTCATGTCGGCGCCGAACTCGCCCGTCTCGACCTTGGCCCCCAGCCCCCGCAGCTCATGGACGACGGCGTCCACCAGGGGCTCGGCGACGTTCCCGGGCGCGGCGGCCGTCCACGACGGGCGGCGGCCCTTCCGCGCATCCCCGTACAGGGTGAATTGGCTCACCACCAGTAGGGGCGCGTTCACGTCCGAGCACGACTTCTCGTCCTGCAGGATCCGCAGGCCCCACAGCTTCGAGGCCAGCTTGCGGGCCTGTTCCGGGCCGTCGTCGTGCGTCACGCCGACGAGCACGAGCAGCCCCGGCCCCTCGATCGCGCCGACGACGCGCCCCTCCACGGACACGCTGGCCTGGCTCACCCTCTGGACTACCGCACGCATGACCATGCATTCTGCCGCCTATGGGAGCAACGACGCTCATCACGGTGGCGCCCACGGGCGCGGAGTCCGCCAAGGCGGACGTTCCGGCCCTGCCCGTCACCCTGGATGAACTGGTCCAGACGGCCAAGGAGTGCGAGGCGGCCGGCGCGGCCGTGATCCACGTGCACATCCGCGACGACGACGCGCGGCCCACGCTCGACCCGTCCCGGTTGCGGGACACGGTGTCGGCGCTGCGGGAGAGCACGGGACTGATCGTGCAGCTGTCCACGGGCGGCGCGGTCACCGACCCTTACGAGGACCGCATCCGCGTCCTGGACGCCGAACCCGACATGTGCTCGCTCACCTGCGGGACGGTCAACTTCGGCGACGACGTCTTCATGAACCCCTGGCCGTTCATGGTGGAGCTGTACCAGCGCACCCAGGAACGCGAGGTCGTGCCGGAGTTCGAGCTGTTCGACCTCGGACACATAGCGGCGCTGCACAGGCTCCTGGACAAGCACGGCCTTCCCTACGGCGGCCACGTCCACTGCGACCTGGTGATGGGCGTGCCCGGCGGAATGCCCGGCGACGCCCGCACCCTGGTCGCCGCCGTGGAAGCCCTACCGCCCGGCGCGACGTGGTCGGCCACCGGCATCGGCAGGACGTCCCTGCCCGTCCTCTTCGCCGCGCTCTCGGCCGGCGGGCACCTGCGCGTCGGCATGGAGGACACCGTCACCCTGGCGAAGGGGCAGCCGGTGACGGCGAACGTCCAATTGGTGGAACGCGCCGCCCAAGCCGCCCACCTGGCCCAGCGCCCGCCGATGCCCGCCGCGGACGCTCGCGCCCTGCTGCACACCAAACCCCGCTGATCTTGGGGTTATCCACAGGATCTGATTCCGGTTCCATGGGGCCGGACGGGTACTTGACCATGGAGTTGAGCGGCCCGCCACCGGGCGGGCCTGCTTTTCACCGGGGCGGTGCGGCCACGTCGGGGCCTTCCGAGGGCTGATCAGGTGGTCCGTGCCGACACCGGTGCGAGCGGACGGTTAGGGGAGGGTGCGGTGGACGTCAATCCAGTGCTGGTCGAGGTGGAGCGGTCCGGGTTCGTGGAGTCGCGGCACCGGGGGGCCGCGGTCGGGCTCGCGGCGGACGGAGCGGTCGCGGTGCACGCGGGGGAGCCCGAGGCGGCGATCTTCCCGCGGTCGGCCAACAAGCCGATGCAGGCCGTCGCGATGCTGCGCCGCGGGCTCGACCTGGACGACGAGCTGCTCGCGCTGGCGGCCGGCAGCCACTCCGGGGAGGACTTCCACGTCGAGGGCGCCGAGAAGATCCTCGCCGGCGCCGGGCTGGTCGCGGACGACCTGCGGTGCCCGCGGAGCTGGCCGATCGACCCCGAGGCGCAGCAGGCGGTCGCGCGGCAGGGCGGTGGCCCGTCCCGGATGCGGATGAACTGCTCCGGCAAGCACGCCGCGATGCTGGCGACGTGCGTCGCGGCGGGCTGGCCGACCGAGACCTACCTGGACCCGGCGCACCCGTTGCAGGAGGCGGTGCGGGAGGTCGTCGAGGAGCTGGCGGGCGAGCCGGTCGCGGCCGTCGGGGTGGACGGGTGCGGGGCGCCGCTGTTCGCGGTGTCCACGACCGGGGTCGCGCGGGCGTTCCGGGCGCTGGTGCTCGCCGCGCCGGGCACCCCCGAGCGGCGCGTCGCCGACGCGATGCGCACCCACCCGCAGTGGACGTCCGGCACCCGGCGCGAGGAGCGGCAGCTGATGGACGCCGTCCCCGGCCTGCTCGTCAAGTGCGGCGCCGAAGGCGTCGACGCGTTCGCCTACACCGACGGCCGCGCGGGCGCCGTGAAGATCGACGACGGCGCCATGCGCGCGCGAACCCCCGTCACCGTGGCCCTCCTGCGAGCCCTGGGCCTCGACACCCCCGGCCTGGAGGAACTCGCGGTCGTAGAGGTACGAGGCGGAGAGACCCGCGTAGGCGGCATCCGCCCCGCGCCCAACGTGTTCTAGCGGCGCTGCGGGGTGCGTTTGAGCTCTTCGATCTCTTCCTTGAAGACCGTCTGCTCGTAGAGGATGCCGTCCGGCCAGGCCTTTCTCGGCTCGCGGCCCGGCTGGGGGTTGTCCCTGCGGAACTCCGCCCACTGGCCGTCCCGCGACGGCGGGTAGCTGTGGGAGAACATCCCCGGGCGGTAGGTGTACATGCCGCCCTGCTCCATGCCGCGGTGGTTCATCTGGTCGTTCCGGCGGCGTGGGTGCACTCTCCTGGACGAGGCCTCGATGGTCAGCGAGAGCCAGGCGATCAGCCCGACCACGGCCACCACAATGATGATCCACGCCCACTTGAGTGCCACGAGCTGGGTTGGGTCGGCCAGGATCGTGGCGCGCATCGTCGTCCACCTCCCGATGGCGTATCGGCCCCTACAGGGGTCAATTAGGGATGTGTCCGCTGATTTCCGAGTTAACCCCCTCCGGGGCCTCGGAAGGGGCGCCGACCGTCCGGAGGCGGCCCGCCGCCGCCCCGGGCACCGCCATGGCGACGCAGACCGCGAGCACGCCCGCCATCGGAACGCTCCAGCCGCCGGTGGCGTCGTGCAGCGCACCGAGCGCCAGCGGGCCGAGCGCCGCGATGACGTAGCCGACGCCCTGCGCCATCCCGGACAGCTGCGCCGCGACCTGCGCGTCGTGGGCGCGGAGCCCGATGAACGACAGCGCGGTGGCGAACCCGAGGCCCTGGCCGAAGCCGAGGACCACCGCCCAGCCCCACACCGACCCGATCGGCGCCCAGGTCGTCCCGGCGAAGCCCACCAGGGCCAGCACCGCCGTGGCGACCACCAGCGGGCGCTGGTCGCGGGTCCGGCGCGCCAGCACCGGGACGGCCAGCGACCCGATCGCCTGGACCCCCGACGTCAGGGCCAGCACGTACCCGGCGGCGGCCTCGTCCATCCCGCGGTCCTGGCAGATCGTCGGCAGCCAGCCGAGCACCACGTAGGCGAGCAGCGACTGCAGGCCCATGAACACCGTGACGTTCCAGGCGAGGCCCGACCGCCACACCAGCGCCGTGACGCCGCGCCGGTGCGCCGCGGGCGGTGCCGACCGGGCCGCGTGCGCCGCGCGCCGCGCCCGGGGCACCCACAGCAGCCCGGCCAGCGCGGCCGGCACCGCGAGCAGGCCGAGCGGCAGCCGCCAGCTCGAGTCGAAGGCGTGCTCGACGGGCACCACGACCCCCGACGACAGCGACGCCCCGACCGTCACCGCGACCGTGTAGACCGCCGTCACCGTGGTGATCCGGGTGGGATGGTCGCGCTTGATGATGCCCGGCATCGCGATGTTGCCGATGCTGATCGCGATCCCGGCGACCAGCGACCCGGCGAACAGCGCGGCGGGGCCGTCCAGCAGCCGCAGCACCAGCCCGCCGACCAGCAGCGCCATCGCGCTGACCAGCAGCGTCTCGCCGCGCGGCGCCCGCGGCAGGAACGCCGCGACCAGCCCGTAGGAGCCGAAGAAGACCAGCGGGAGGGTGGTGAGCGCGCCCGCCGCCGTCCCGGACAGCCCGAACTCGTCGCTGATCTCGGTCAGCACCGGGCCGACCGCGGCGATCGCGGGCCGCAGGTTGACCGCCACGAGGACGATCATGAGCAGGGCGCCGGCCAGCCCGGCGCGCCGCGCCGTCACGGGGCCTCCCCGCCCTCGCCGAGCAGGGACTCCAGGACGGTGAGGGTCGGCTCGACGACCGCCGCCGCGGCCGACGCCGCCGCCTCCGGGTCGCCCGCCGCGATCGCGTCCAGCACGGCGCGGTGCCGGGCCGGGCCCGCCTCGGGGACGTCGTGGTCGAGCCGGATCGCGCGCATCGACTCGTGCAGCCGGTCGATGAAGTACCGCATCGCCTCGATGAGGACCGGGTTCCGGGACGCCTCCGCGACCCCGAGGTGGAACCGCGCGTCGGCGGCGCCGAACGCGTCCGGCTCGGTGGCCTCGTCGCGGGCGCGCAGCAGCAGCTCCAGCCGCTCCAGATCGGCGGCGGTGCGCCTGCGGGCCGCGAGCCGGGCCGCCTGGACGTCGTAGGCGAGCTGCACCTCGAACACGTCCCGCGCCGACGCCCGCGAGACCCGGCGCAGGAGCGGGCGCGGGTCGGCGCTGCTGCGCACGTACGTCCCGTCGCCGCGCCGCACCTCCAGCACCCCGACGTGCGACAGCGCCCGGATCGCCTCCCGGACGGCCGGACGGCTCACACCGAGCCGCGCGGCGAGGTCGGTCTCCGCCGGAATCCGCTCGCCGACCGCCCAGGAACCGGCACTGACCTGCGCCTGAAGCTGCTCCAGCACGGCGTCCACCGTCGAACCACTGGAAACGGGACTCAAACCCACGAACCCTCCCAAGTAAGACGTCAGACATCTTACGTGGAGTGATCATGGGAGAGGGCTGAGCGGGTGTGGTCAGTGGCTTTTATGGGTGCTGAACGGGGTGCCGCTTCTGCTGTGGGGGCTGTCAGCGGGATCTGCGGGGGCCGAACAGGCGGCGTCGTTTCCGGCGTCTGTGGCCTTTTCGGCGTGGTTCGGGTGGGCGGGCGGCCTCCTCGGCGCGGGCTCGCTCCTCGGCTCGGGCCTGTTCGATGTGGGCCATGATCTCGCGGTGCGTTACCGATGGGGCCGGGTCGCGGCGCGTGCGCTGGGACGGGCTGCCCTGGATGATCCCGCCCTGGACGGGCCCCCGGTTCGGCATACCGCCCATCGGCGTCCGGTTGCGGGGCGGCACGCGGGACGCGGTCAGGGTGACGGCCACCCAGAAGATGACCGCGAGGAAGATGACGGCCGGCCCGATGTAGAAGAACCAGGAGGTCCCGAGGTCGCTACCGCCGGGCGGGGGGAGTTGGTCGGCCAGGAACATGAGGCGATACCTCCTCGCCCCGGCACCTACCCCGCGTCAGGCGGTTAACCGCCGTCACATCCCGCGCGACTGCGAGATGGAGCCGGAGGTGGCCAGCGTGAACGTGCGCATCGACTCGGCGAACTTCGACAGGTCCCACTCGGCCGGGCCCTCGTACCAGTACAGGTTGTCGGCGCCCCGCTCGCCCGCGTCCTTGACCGTCTCGGCCCACTTGGGGACGGTGCCGAACACGACCGCGTACGGCAGGAAGCGGGAGAACAGCGCGATCCGCTGCCGGGACGCGACGGCGTCGCCGTCCGGGACGGCGCCGCGCTCCAGGAACGCCCGGAAACCGATCGTGTGCGCGAGCACCGTCGCGCCGCGCGCGGTCTTGGCCGGCATGTACTGGCCGCCATAGGCCAGCGCCGCGCCCGCGATGATCAGTGCGAGGCCGGCCAGGGCCCACTCGGTGGTGATCGCCAGTGCGACCGTCGCGCCGATGCCGAGCAGCGTCACGAGGATGCCGGCGACCGTCCAGCGGGAGCGGACGGTGTCCGGGCGGCGCGCGAACCAGCCCTGCTTCACGACGTCGTCGTACATCGCGGACCTGACCTGCGCCAGCTTCGTCGCGAACGTCCCGCCGAGATCCGACAGCTTCACCGCGTCACGGCCCGTCCCGTCGGGGGCGGTGAGCAGGGCGTCCAGCAGGATCCGCTCGTAGGGGAGGAGGTCGACCTGGGGGCGGTCGAGGCGGCGCAGCGTCCAGTCGAGGCGGCCGGTACGGGCCCGGTCCTCCTCCTCGATCAGCAGGTAGCCGCGGACGGCGAGGTCGACGATCGTCGCGGTCACGTCGATCACGTCGGCCTGCTCGTCGATCAGCGTGCCGATCTGGCCGGGCCGCACCCCGTGCGGCGGCTCGAACTCGGTTCCGGCGACCGGTGCCTGGTCGCCCTCGGCGGCCTTCTTGCCCACCACCCTGGCGTCCCGGCCGCGCAGCAGGTAGAGGGCGGCGACGCCGCCGACCAGCAGGACCAGCAGGCCGGCGAGCACGGAGCCGGTCACCGCGTTGACGGAGAACGCGGTCGCGAGGGTGTGCCGCCGCTCGAAGATCGCCTTGCCGCCGGTCGTGCCGGCGGGCAGGCCCGCGACGACCGTCAGGTACTCGCCGGGCAGCATGCCCTGCTGGGCGTAGACGCCCTGCGTGTGCGTGTGGTTCGTGTAGTACTGCGTGCAGCCGATCGTGCTGCCGATCGGCCCGGTGAAGCAGTTGACGCTGCGGATCATCGCGCCGGCGTCCACGACGGCCTTGGCCTCGTCCACCGGGACCTTCCAGCCGCCGATCACCGGCCAGCGCAGCTCCTCCGCGCCGCCCATCGGGGTGATCGCGCCGCGCAGGTCGTACTCCAGCACCACGGTGCGGGTGCCGTTCAGGGCGCCGGTGCCGCTCACCTTGACGGTCGTCCGCGTCTCGCCTTCGGACGTGCTGACCCGCGTCGGCCCGCCGTCGGGGCTGCTCGCCCGCAGGTTGTCCAGCTTGTAGACGCGGTCCTCGCTGAGGCTCTCGTGGACGCGCGTCTGGAACGCCCGCTGGAAGCCCTTCTGCCCGGCGAACCGGTAGACGACCGTCTCCTTCACCTTGACGGTCCCACCCTTGCCGGCGGTGAGGACGACATCGTCCTTGAGCACCCGCTCCGCCGGGGCGGCCGTCCCGCCGGCCGGTCCCGCCGCCGCGGCGGGGGAGGTCATCACGGGGATCAGCGCCGCGGCGGACACCGCGGCTGACACCGTCAGGACGACTGGCCGGAACCGGAACAAGGCCGCAAGAGCAGACATGGCCGCAAATAGTATCGGCAACGCGTGCGATGATTCTGCGCTATGGCAGGTCAATACCCCCCGCCGCCACCATCGTCGCGGCCACCGGCCCCGCCGTACGGCCGTCCCCCCTATGGCGGGCCCCCGCAAGGCGTGCCGCCCTACGGTGCGCAGCCGCCGGGCGGGCCGGGTTACGGGCCAGGGTACGGGCAGCCTGCCTACGGGCAACCGCAGTACCGGTACGTCCCGATGCGCCCGCCGCCGCGCCGCAGCGCGGGCGGGACGATCGCGGGCATCTTCGGCGGGCTGACGGCCCTGGTCGTCCTGGCGATCGTGGGGCTCTCCGCGCTCGGCGGGATCCAGGGCGCGGGCGGTACGGGAACGACCACCTCGTCCGGACGCGGCACCGAGTCGATGTCTCCCAAGGAGAAGGCCACCGACAGCAAGCTGTACAAGAGCGGGGCGCTGACGTCGGTGAGCTGCCGGCTGCCGCGCATCCTGCCGTCCGCCGACTCGATGCGCCAGTTCATGGACACCCTCAGCGACTGCCTCGACACCGCGTGGGCCAAGCAGTTCCAGAAGGCCGGGATCTCGTTCAACAAGCCCAACCGCGTGTTCTGGGTGAACCCTGGGCGCAGCCCATGCGGCACCTACCCGGCGCCGGGCGCGTCCGCTTTCTACTGCCCGGCGAACAACACGATGTACGTCGGCCTGGAGCACG
It encodes:
- a CDS encoding DsrE family protein; translated protein: MARPLVIKVTAGADAPERCNQAFTVAAAAAASGVPVSLWLTGESAWFALPGRAAEFSLPHATGLDDLLTVVLTTGRVTLCTQCAARRDIGPDDVLPGIRIAGAPTFVEEITLDDVQALVY
- a CDS encoding GIDE domain-containing protein, which gives rise to MSNITGALLVPLLIAAALLAAGWVWRIRYRNLRRAAVASCAEAAALPAGVPCQVSGTAVAVQAAPFSGRPCAWYMAKATAKTGTGKTVFIDKKSETPFHLEDKTGRLAIDPATAAVDGAVRSMDERRPDSGQLPGLDGEVAEYHYEEWILPAHQPLYVLGTSTGTGTIGKDKETGQYAVSTRTREEYRRRAVLFMGIGYGGGAAIFAACAAVVGVFHVMD
- a CDS encoding TerC family protein, coding for MLDVPLWAWGATIGLIAALFVLDFFVAVRRPHAVHIKEATFWSVFYIGVAILFGLAVWALGGSTGGTEYFSGWLVEKSLSVDNLFVFVIIMGRFAVPPEYQQKTLLFGIGAALLLRAVLIAIGAAAISLFSFTFLIFGLILIWTAVQLVRHRDEEPDVEDTFLVRRARKILPVSESFHGGRMLAHEDGQRVMTPLLIVFVAIGSTDVLFALDSIPAVFGVTKDPFLVFSANAFALLGLRALYFLIEGLLERLVYLSIGLSVILAFIGAKLILQFLHEDVSESIPKVPTTLSLGVILAILLFTTAASLVRVHAHPEEKAKAGSLRKRRDKEPRDEEPAHR
- the dtd gene encoding D-aminoacyl-tRNA deacylase; translated protein: MRAVVQRVSQASVSVEGRVVGAIEGPGLLVLVGVTHDDGPEQARKLASKLWGLRILQDEKSCSDVNAPLLVVSQFTLYGDARKGRRPSWTAAAPGNVAEPLVDAVVHELRGLGAKVETGEFGADMKVALVNDGPITLVLDV
- a CDS encoding 3-keto-5-aminohexanoate cleavage protein, which encodes MGATTLITVAPTGAESAKADVPALPVTLDELVQTAKECEAAGAAVIHVHIRDDDARPTLDPSRLRDTVSALRESTGLIVQLSTGGAVTDPYEDRIRVLDAEPDMCSLTCGTVNFGDDVFMNPWPFMVELYQRTQEREVVPEFELFDLGHIAALHRLLDKHGLPYGGHVHCDLVMGVPGGMPGDARTLVAAVEALPPGATWSATGIGRTSLPVLFAALSAGGHLRVGMEDTVTLAKGQPVTANVQLVERAAQAAHLAQRPPMPAADARALLHTKPR
- a CDS encoding FABP family protein, producing MDVPELHPDLEPLKFLLGTWEGAGVGGYPTIESFNFGQELSFTHIGKPFLVYASRTWMIEADGTLGRPLAVETGYWRPRPDHQVEVTLAHPTGIVEIYVGDVAFNRVELHTDVVARTESAKEVTGGHRLYGLIGEDLGWAYDMAAMGQQLQSHLSAQLKKVS
- a CDS encoding folate-binding protein YgfZ, translating into MESPLLKTPGAVAADAPDQEIAAHYGDPSKEQRALERGAAFVDRSNRGVLKVTGPDRLSWLHSLLSQHLDGLAPFAPTEALLLDPKGHIEHHLFVVDDGEATWAHVEPGAAAPLAEFLDRMRFMLRVEVADVTGEYMVVTGPPRDGGLSWPDVAGTETRIVPRGEFPEGLEPAGLWAYEALRIAEHRPRFGLDTDERTIPHEAGYVETAVHLSKGCYRGQETVARVHNLGRPPRRLVFLHLDGSVDRLPAHGDPVEIPGGRAIGFVGSAARHHELGPVALATVKRNVPVDAELLAGGVAAAQEVIVSPDTGANAQIALRRRPAKHG
- a CDS encoding Fur family transcriptional regulator; its protein translation is MVESWQEELRAKGYRVTPQRQLVLEAVTNLEHGTPEEICTEVQRTARGVNISTVYRTLELLEELGLVKHAHLGHGPPNYHLAAEAEHIHLVCRGCHTVEDVDPRAAAGLADVLRRDFGFETDVHHLTVYGRCKECRAT